Proteins encoded in a region of the Haloarcula litorea genome:
- a CDS encoding glycoside hydrolase family 3 N-terminal domain-containing protein, giving the protein MQPDVDTLLERLSLTEKVAQLGSVRIGTLLEDGSFSPVRAREAIPDGVGRVTRVGRESGLDPPALARAVADLQAFLRTETPQGVPAFVREEGLCGYAGRRGATVPQPIGVASSWDPALARDLARAVATQLRAVGCRLTLAPVADLGVDPRWGRTEETFGEDPALASRLTAAVVAGLRDGGVDPTLKHFAGHGRPAGGRNRAAPTASLSEMRDADLRPFRAGVAAGAPSVMAAYNAVDGVPCHANERLLTDLLREEWGFAGTVVSDGRGIEQLAEEHGVVPDRRAAGVAALSAGVDVELPETECFGDRLVTAVERGELPESLVDRAVGRHLRQKVAAGLFDDPAPDPDAAAEAFGRDAVHALARRAARRSQVLLANDGVLPLSGDESVAVVGPNADAPRALLGNYSYAGAEGADAGPDVTTPLAALRERVDVAGHARGCGVRPSPDDERGIERAAALAADAEVAVAVVGGRSGIDVERDSSGTAGEALDRATLGLPGRQATLVERVAATGTPVVAVLVGGRPFAVPDLTETAAATVAAWLPGQAGGEAVADVLLGADPGGRLPVSLPRTAGHLPVDYRQPPLSRGGYVFHDGGPLFPFGHGESYAAFAYGEVSVATGEMAGDGRTTVSVPVENVADRPGSEVVQLYARDPVSSVVRPERELVGFRRLDLGAGERRTVRFDLPAAALGCHDADGRLTVEPGRFDLAVGRSAADTRGTATVEVTDPGFPDRRLVAESDVE; this is encoded by the coding sequence ATGCAGCCGGATGTCGACACGCTCCTCGAACGGCTCTCGCTCACGGAGAAGGTCGCCCAGCTGGGGAGCGTCCGCATCGGGACGCTCCTCGAAGACGGGTCGTTCAGTCCGGTCCGCGCACGCGAGGCGATCCCCGACGGCGTGGGCCGAGTGACGCGAGTCGGCCGCGAGAGCGGACTGGATCCGCCCGCGCTGGCCCGCGCCGTGGCCGATCTCCAGGCGTTCCTCCGGACCGAGACGCCCCAGGGGGTCCCGGCGTTCGTCCGCGAGGAGGGGCTCTGTGGCTACGCCGGTCGTCGGGGCGCGACGGTCCCCCAGCCCATCGGTGTCGCCAGTAGCTGGGACCCCGCCCTCGCTCGCGACCTCGCCCGCGCCGTCGCAACGCAGCTCCGGGCCGTCGGCTGCCGACTCACGCTCGCGCCGGTGGCGGACCTCGGCGTCGACCCGCGGTGGGGCCGCACCGAGGAGACCTTCGGCGAGGACCCGGCGCTGGCGAGCCGGCTGACCGCCGCCGTCGTCGCGGGCCTGCGCGACGGCGGCGTCGACCCGACGCTCAAGCACTTCGCCGGCCACGGCCGCCCGGCGGGCGGCCGGAACCGCGCGGCTCCGACGGCGTCGCTGTCCGAGATGCGCGACGCCGACCTGCGCCCGTTCCGGGCGGGCGTCGCGGCCGGCGCGCCCTCGGTGATGGCCGCGTACAACGCCGTCGACGGGGTGCCCTGCCACGCGAACGAGCGACTGCTGACCGACCTCCTGCGCGAGGAGTGGGGGTTCGCGGGCACCGTCGTCTCGGACGGTCGCGGTATCGAGCAACTGGCCGAGGAACACGGCGTCGTGCCCGACCGGCGAGCGGCCGGCGTGGCGGCGCTGTCGGCCGGCGTCGACGTGGAACTGCCCGAGACCGAGTGCTTCGGCGACCGGCTCGTCACCGCCGTCGAACGCGGCGAACTGCCCGAGTCGCTCGTCGACCGCGCCGTCGGCCGGCACCTCCGACAGAAGGTCGCGGCCGGGCTGTTCGACGACCCAGCGCCCGACCCCGACGCCGCGGCCGAGGCCTTCGGGAGGGACGCGGTCCACGCGCTCGCTCGCCGGGCCGCTCGGCGGTCTCAGGTCCTGCTCGCGAACGACGGAGTGCTCCCGCTGTCGGGCGACGAATCCGTCGCCGTCGTCGGTCCGAACGCAGACGCGCCGCGGGCGCTGCTTGGCAACTACTCCTACGCCGGCGCGGAGGGCGCGGACGCCGGCCCCGACGTGACGACGCCGCTGGCGGCGCTCCGGGAGCGCGTCGACGTGGCCGGTCACGCACGCGGCTGTGGCGTCCGTCCGAGCCCCGACGACGAGCGAGGGATCGAACGCGCCGCCGCCCTCGCCGCGGACGCCGAGGTCGCGGTCGCCGTCGTCGGTGGGCGCTCCGGCATCGACGTCGAGCGGGACTCCTCGGGCACCGCGGGCGAGGCGCTGGACCGGGCGACGCTCGGCCTCCCGGGACGGCAAGCCACCCTCGTCGAGCGGGTCGCAGCGACCGGTACGCCCGTCGTGGCGGTCCTCGTCGGCGGCCGGCCGTTCGCGGTCCCCGACCTGACCGAGACGGCGGCCGCGACGGTCGCCGCGTGGCTCCCCGGGCAGGCCGGCGGCGAGGCCGTCGCGGACGTGTTGCTGGGTGCCGACCCCGGCGGGCGACTGCCGGTCTCGCTCCCCCGGACGGCGGGCCACCTGCCGGTCGACTACCGGCAGCCGCCGCTCTCCCGCGGGGGCTACGTCTTCCACGACGGCGGCCCGCTGTTCCCGTTCGGCCACGGCGAGAGCTACGCTGCGTTCGCCTACGGCGAGGTGTCGGTGGCGACCGGGGAGATGGCCGGCGACGGTCGGACGACGGTCTCGGTGCCCGTCGAGAACGTCGCCGACCGACCCGGGAGCGAAGTGGTCCAGCTGTACGCCCGCGACCCGGTGTCGAGCGTCGTCCGGCCCGAACGCGAACTGGTCGGTTTCCGGCGGCTCGACCTCGGGGCCGGCGAGCGCCGGACGGTCCGGTTCGACCTGCCGGCGGCCGCGCTCGGGTGCCACGACGCCGACGGCCGACTGACCGTCGAGCCGGGCCGCTTCGACCTCGCGGTGGGTCGGTCGGCCGCCGACACGCGGGGGACGGCCACCGTCGAGGTGACCGACCCGGGGTTCCCCGATCGCCGGCTCGTCGCCGAGTCCGACGTGGAGTGA
- the yicI gene encoding alpha-xylosidase, translated as MTSERITVAGVDEYAVDGNRIRFDCAIEAPETVTPRTVPVELTFYDPRTFRFELQANPEVPDVGEYPDLDTDAVASDLDLTVAERDGTLTVETGVLTVEVGLDEWTFRVLDGDETVFEEQRDDPDVFGRPRVGPLGFAQEEINHNPRRVSETATSFGLAPDEKIYGAGEQFVEFDRRGRELDLWHEEPLGTETERAYKNIPFYLSTRGYGLLLDTTNRVRFDFGKRSTASGTMSVDDDTLSFLFFYGPEFRDVLQRYTAVTGRPSRPPKWSFGTWMSRLGYESREELEDVATRLRDERIPSDVLHLDPFWMRDRSSTDLEWDTDQFQDPEGMIENLHAEQFRLSLWEHPHVPVGSDAFEHCVEEGYFVTDGTGAPYVMDNTCQGDYRGAMVDFTDPDAVEWWKDKHRRLLDQGVDVFKTDYGEYVPEDAVFANGQSGKSMHNLYPYLYNKAVYEAVGEVNGPDEALVWGRSAWTGSQRFPMHWGGDPQTSWNGMAAALRGGLSASLSGIAFWSHDIGGFRGTPSDPLYVRWAQFGLLSSNARCHGTTPREPWAFGEEAVEIFREYAEVRYSLLPYIYTYAEVAARTGLPVVRPLVLEYQDDPTVHRLDTQYLLGEDVLVAPVFTDSGERSVYLPDGEWRDYWTDDRYEGGRTVDVDVALADLPLFLRAGSVVPRREPTQSVRAGTPRELELVATLDGGAAEGRFYDADADELVTVELTSDGGTLAVDLGDVSAEQVTIAVDGAEPDMVVVDGDEAVRTDDAPGSGEWRATDEGCVIVG; from the coding sequence ATGACGAGCGAACGCATCACTGTCGCCGGAGTCGACGAGTACGCCGTCGACGGGAACCGGATCCGCTTCGACTGTGCGATCGAGGCCCCGGAGACCGTCACGCCCCGGACCGTGCCGGTCGAGCTGACGTTCTACGACCCGCGGACGTTCCGCTTCGAACTCCAGGCCAACCCCGAGGTCCCCGACGTCGGCGAGTACCCGGACCTCGACACCGACGCCGTCGCGAGCGATCTCGACCTGACCGTCGCCGAGCGCGACGGGACGCTCACAGTCGAGACGGGCGTGCTGACCGTCGAGGTGGGGCTGGACGAGTGGACGTTCCGCGTGCTCGACGGAGACGAGACGGTGTTCGAGGAACAGCGGGACGACCCCGACGTGTTCGGCCGGCCCCGCGTCGGACCGCTGGGGTTCGCCCAAGAGGAGATCAACCACAACCCCCGGCGGGTCAGCGAGACGGCCACCTCGTTCGGTCTCGCCCCCGACGAGAAGATCTACGGCGCGGGCGAGCAGTTCGTCGAGTTCGACCGGCGCGGCCGGGAGCTGGACCTCTGGCACGAGGAGCCGCTGGGCACCGAGACCGAGCGGGCCTACAAGAACATCCCCTTCTACCTCTCGACGCGCGGGTACGGCCTGTTGCTCGACACCACCAACCGCGTCCGCTTCGACTTCGGCAAGCGATCGACGGCCTCCGGGACGATGTCGGTCGACGACGACACGCTCTCGTTCCTGTTCTTCTACGGGCCGGAGTTCCGGGACGTGCTCCAGCGGTACACCGCCGTCACCGGCCGCCCGAGCCGACCGCCGAAGTGGAGCTTCGGGACCTGGATGTCCCGGCTCGGCTACGAATCCCGCGAGGAACTGGAGGACGTCGCGACACGGCTCCGGGACGAGCGGATCCCGAGCGACGTGCTCCACCTCGACCCGTTCTGGATGCGCGACCGCTCCTCGACCGACCTGGAGTGGGACACCGACCAGTTCCAGGACCCCGAGGGGATGATCGAGAACCTCCACGCCGAGCAGTTCCGGCTCTCGCTGTGGGAACACCCCCACGTCCCCGTCGGGAGCGACGCCTTCGAACACTGCGTCGAGGAGGGGTACTTCGTCACCGACGGCACCGGTGCCCCGTACGTGATGGACAACACCTGTCAGGGGGACTACCGCGGCGCGATGGTCGACTTCACGGACCCCGACGCCGTCGAGTGGTGGAAGGACAAGCACCGCAGACTGCTCGATCAGGGGGTCGACGTGTTCAAGACCGACTACGGCGAGTACGTCCCCGAAGACGCCGTCTTCGCGAACGGGCAGAGCGGGAAATCGATGCACAACCTCTACCCGTACCTCTACAACAAGGCCGTCTACGAGGCGGTCGGCGAGGTCAACGGCCCCGACGAGGCGCTGGTCTGGGGGCGGTCGGCCTGGACCGGGAGTCAGCGGTTCCCGATGCACTGGGGCGGGGACCCACAGACCAGCTGGAACGGGATGGCCGCCGCGCTCCGCGGTGGGCTCTCGGCCTCGCTGTCGGGCATCGCCTTCTGGAGCCACGACATCGGCGGCTTCCGCGGCACGCCCTCTGACCCGCTGTACGTCCGCTGGGCGCAGTTCGGGCTGCTGTCCTCGAACGCCCGCTGTCACGGCACCACGCCGCGGGAACCCTGGGCGTTCGGCGAGGAGGCGGTCGAGATCTTCCGCGAGTACGCCGAGGTCCGCTACAGCCTGCTGCCGTACATCTACACCTACGCGGAGGTGGCCGCGCGCACGGGCCTGCCCGTCGTGCGCCCGCTCGTCCTGGAGTACCAGGACGACCCGACGGTCCACCGGCTGGACACCCAGTACCTGCTGGGCGAGGACGTCCTCGTCGCGCCCGTGTTCACCGACAGCGGGGAGCGGTCGGTGTACCTCCCCGATGGCGAGTGGCGCGACTACTGGACCGACGACCGGTACGAGGGCGGTCGAACGGTCGACGTCGACGTCGCCCTCGCGGACCTGCCGCTGTTCCTCCGGGCCGGTAGCGTCGTCCCGCGGCGCGAGCCGACCCAGTCCGTCCGGGCGGGGACGCCACGGGAACTGGAACTCGTCGCGACCCTCGACGGCGGCGCGGCCGAAGGCCGGTTCTACGACGCCGACGCCGACGAACTGGTCACCGTCGAGCTGACCAGCGACGGCGGGACGCTGGCCGTCGACCTCGGGGACGTCAGCGCCGAGCAGGTGACGATCGCCGTCGATGGCGCGGAGCCGGACATGGTCGTCGTGGACGGCGACGAGGCGGTCCGGACCGACGACGCCCCCGGCTCGGGCGAGTGGCGAGCGACGGACGAGGGGTGCGTGATCGTCGGGTAG
- a CDS encoding ABC transporter ATP-binding protein: protein MGRLQLHEMTKVFDSPDGEIVAVNDLDITVEDGEFLVLVGPSGCGKSTTLRCIAGLEQASSGRITLDDRDITYKKPKERDMAMVFQNYALYPHMTVRQNIGYGLKITTDLSKEDIQQRVESTAELLEIEDLLEKEPSDLSGGQQQRVALGRAIIREPEVFLMDEPLSNLDAKLRTTMRTEIQQLQQDMDITTIYVTHDQTEAMTMGDRIAILDGGELQQVGEPLECYHRPVNRFVAGFIGSPSMNFLSVHREGDTLEHEEFDYEIGESTIEAVSEASDDLTLGIRPEHIQLAEAGDRNAVETEIQVVEPMGEVTYAYFEIGGQTYTASVDGERRISSGETVDVVFPERKIHLFDGKSGAAVKNSEISETPDTPRA, encoded by the coding sequence ATGGGACGCTTACAACTACACGAGATGACGAAGGTGTTCGATTCGCCCGACGGCGAGATCGTCGCCGTCAACGACCTCGACATCACCGTCGAGGACGGAGAGTTCCTCGTCCTCGTCGGCCCGTCCGGCTGCGGGAAGTCGACGACGCTCCGCTGTATCGCCGGCCTGGAACAGGCCAGTTCCGGCCGCATCACGCTCGACGACCGGGACATCACCTACAAGAAGCCCAAGGAGCGGGACATGGCGATGGTGTTCCAGAACTACGCCCTGTACCCGCACATGACCGTCCGACAGAACATCGGCTACGGGCTGAAGATCACGACCGACCTCTCGAAGGAGGACATCCAGCAACGGGTCGAGAGCACGGCCGAACTCCTCGAGATCGAGGACCTGCTGGAGAAAGAGCCCTCGGACCTCTCCGGGGGCCAGCAACAGCGCGTCGCGCTGGGCCGGGCCATCATCCGCGAGCCGGAGGTGTTCTTGATGGACGAGCCGCTGTCGAATCTGGACGCGAAGCTCCGGACGACGATGCGCACCGAGATCCAACAGCTCCAGCAGGACATGGACATCACGACCATCTACGTCACCCACGACCAGACGGAGGCGATGACGATGGGTGACCGCATCGCGATCCTGGACGGCGGGGAGCTGCAGCAGGTCGGCGAGCCACTGGAGTGCTACCACCGGCCGGTCAACCGCTTCGTCGCCGGCTTCATCGGGTCGCCGTCGATGAACTTCCTGTCGGTGCATCGCGAGGGCGACACGCTCGAACACGAGGAGTTCGACTACGAGATCGGCGAGTCCACGATCGAGGCCGTCAGCGAGGCCAGCGACGATCTGACGCTCGGTATCCGGCCGGAACACATCCAGCTGGCCGAGGCCGGGGACCGCAACGCCGTCGAGACGGAGATCCAGGTCGTCGAGCCGATGGGCGAGGTGACCTACGCGTACTTCGAGATCGGCGGGCAGACCTACACCGCGAGCGTCGACGGCGAGCGCAGGATCAGTTCGGGCGAGACCGTCGACGTCGTCTTCCCGGAACGGAAGATCCACCTCTTCGACGGGAAGAGCGGCGCTGCGGTCAAGAACAGCGAGATCAGCGAGACCCCCGACACGCCGCGCGCCTGA
- a CDS encoding IclR family transcriptional regulator: MTEHATGDDTGRRIKAVEKTCTILETLRERDGAGVSELADAVGLSKATVHSHLATLVDNEFVVKRGDTYEISLRFVDIGEYAKNGVDIYEIAAEETETLAAETGEVAQFMVEEHGRGVYLHKASGEKAIQTASYTGDRKDLHCTALGKAILSQLSADRVDEIVDRHGMPARTENTITDRDELFAELEAIRERGVAFDDEEILRGLRCIAAPIEHPKSDLPGAISVSGPTNRFKGDRFHEELPETVRGAANVIEVNATQV; this comes from the coding sequence ATGACAGAGCACGCGACGGGGGACGACACCGGACGGCGAATCAAGGCCGTCGAGAAGACGTGTACCATCCTCGAGACGCTCCGGGAACGCGACGGTGCCGGCGTCTCCGAACTCGCAGACGCCGTGGGCCTGTCGAAGGCGACGGTCCACAGCCACCTCGCGACGCTCGTCGACAACGAGTTCGTGGTCAAGCGGGGCGACACCTACGAGATCAGCCTCCGGTTCGTCGACATCGGCGAGTACGCGAAAAACGGGGTCGACATCTACGAGATCGCCGCCGAGGAGACCGAGACGCTCGCAGCGGAGACCGGCGAGGTCGCACAGTTCATGGTCGAGGAACACGGCCGCGGCGTCTACCTGCACAAGGCCAGCGGCGAGAAGGCGATCCAGACCGCCTCCTACACGGGCGACCGCAAGGACCTGCACTGCACCGCACTCGGGAAGGCCATCCTCTCGCAGCTCTCCGCGGACCGCGTCGACGAGATCGTCGACCGCCACGGGATGCCCGCGCGCACGGAGAACACGATCACGGATCGGGACGAACTGTTCGCGGAACTGGAGGCCATCCGCGAGCGCGGCGTGGCCTTCGACGACGAGGAGATCCTCCGCGGACTGCGCTGTATCGCCGCACCGATCGAACACCCCAAGAGCGACCTGCCCGGTGCGATCAGCGTCTCCGGCCCGACGAACCGATTCAAGGGGGACCGGTTCCACGAGGAGCTGCCCGAGACGGTCCGCGGAGCCGCGAACGTCATCGAGGTCAACGCCACACAGGTCTGA
- the lhgO gene encoding L-2-hydroxyglutarate oxidase → MKHHDVAIVGGGCVGLSVAKHLAERTDLDTAVIEKEHHLAAHQSGRNSGVLHPGFNYPPESKKARFATEGTRRMKEYCDDHDVPCEELGVVVVAKTDREEAHLETLAEQAEANGVEYELLHSQEAIREHEPHAEGQAALYAPEAASVDSQQYVYALAREIQNAGVSLYTGYAVEEIDHTASGYRLSTSNGDFAASYLVNAAGLHADTLAHQLGVGEQYQVVPFRGEYYEVRPERAHLCETMIYPTPDPELPFLGVHYTRRTDGKVIVGPNAVLAFGREAYDNTDLDPSDLAETLTYEGFRKLLASKTMLSVAWSELNKSYRKAKFTEASQRLVPEIEAEDLQQSYAGIRAQLVSDDGELVKDPLFVERENAVHILNAVSPGLTSSLPFGDHIAETLAAKV, encoded by the coding sequence ATGAAGCATCACGACGTCGCGATCGTCGGCGGCGGCTGTGTCGGGCTCTCCGTCGCGAAACACCTCGCCGAACGGACCGACCTCGACACCGCCGTCATCGAGAAGGAACACCACCTCGCGGCCCACCAGAGCGGTCGGAACTCTGGGGTCCTCCACCCCGGGTTCAACTACCCACCGGAGTCGAAGAAGGCGCGGTTCGCGACCGAGGGGACCCGACGGATGAAGGAGTACTGCGACGACCACGACGTTCCCTGCGAGGAACTCGGGGTCGTGGTCGTCGCGAAGACGGATCGGGAGGAGGCCCATCTGGAGACGCTCGCCGAACAGGCGGAGGCCAACGGCGTCGAGTACGAACTGTTGCACTCGCAGGAGGCGATCCGGGAGCACGAGCCCCACGCCGAGGGGCAGGCGGCGTTGTACGCACCAGAAGCCGCCTCCGTCGATTCACAGCAGTACGTCTACGCGCTCGCTCGGGAGATCCAGAATGCCGGCGTGTCGCTGTACACCGGCTACGCCGTCGAGGAGATCGACCACACGGCCTCGGGGTACCGGCTGTCGACCAGCAACGGCGACTTCGCCGCGTCGTACCTCGTCAACGCGGCGGGCCTGCACGCCGACACGCTGGCCCATCAGCTGGGCGTCGGCGAGCAGTACCAGGTCGTCCCCTTCCGCGGCGAGTACTACGAGGTCCGGCCGGAGCGCGCCCACCTCTGCGAGACGATGATCTACCCGACGCCGGACCCCGAACTCCCCTTCTTGGGGGTCCACTACACGCGCCGGACAGACGGGAAGGTCATCGTCGGTCCGAACGCTGTCCTGGCGTTCGGCCGGGAGGCGTACGACAACACCGACCTGGACCCGAGCGACCTCGCTGAGACGCTCACCTACGAGGGGTTCCGGAAGCTACTGGCGTCGAAGACGATGCTCTCGGTCGCGTGGTCGGAGCTGAACAAGTCCTACCGCAAGGCGAAGTTCACCGAGGCGTCCCAGCGGCTGGTGCCGGAGATCGAGGCCGAGGACCTCCAGCAGAGCTACGCCGGCATCCGGGCACAGCTGGTCAGCGACGACGGGGAGCTGGTGAAGGACCCGCTGTTCGTCGAGCGGGAGAACGCCGTTCACATCCTCAACGCCGTCTCGCCGGGCCTGACCTCCTCGCTGCCGTTCGGCGACCACATCGCCGAGACGCTCGCCGCGAAGGTCTGA
- a CDS encoding cupin domain-containing protein: MTLPESLTVGEWDDPLRHEQPYDGIERRVLASDADVMLVHYTVEADAVFPAHEHDETRQTVFVVDGEIELFGEHERTLETGDSFIVGPGVRHGVRGVAERTELLDSFTPPVEAYRG; encoded by the coding sequence ATGACGCTCCCCGAGAGCCTGACGGTCGGTGAGTGGGACGACCCGCTGCGACACGAACAGCCCTACGACGGGATCGAGCGGCGCGTCCTCGCGTCCGACGCGGACGTGATGCTCGTCCACTACACCGTCGAAGCCGACGCCGTGTTCCCGGCCCACGAGCACGACGAGACCCGACAGACCGTCTTCGTCGTCGACGGCGAGATCGAACTGTTCGGCGAGCACGAACGGACGCTGGAGACCGGCGACTCGTTCATCGTCGGCCCGGGCGTCAGACACGGCGTCCGTGGCGTCGCTGAGCGAACGGAACTGCTCGACTCGTTCACGCCGCCGGTCGAGGCGTATCGCGGGTGA
- a CDS encoding acyl-CoA dehydrogenase family protein, which yields MQALTAEQRDFAERAEAVAAEFADDAYTWRGDVPWENLRRLAEADLYCPSISEEYGGQGRSDVAAMLLTEAVGRACPDTGWFTYMQSMVAPRAIDLFGSEAVKSEYLPDVTAGESFVSIAISEPEAGSDVGSMTTEVTEEDGQLVCNGEKTWVGGVPFGDAAVTWVRFPEGLGSVVIPYDDPGVEIEEVYTNMAGYAQTHFTIDDVVVPESHVLTRGKEAFKEQLVSLNWERLGSSALTVAWAEAALEQALDYASEREQFGQPLDEFQGIEWKLAEMYRRVETAASLVYMAAAGAQGHERPPSRLRTSTAKLHCSRIAEEVVSEAVQTVGARAYQQGHPLEYLYRFARSRRIAAGTDEMQLNTIAGALKEDGLPAVSER from the coding sequence ATGCAAGCGCTGACAGCGGAGCAACGCGACTTTGCGGAGCGCGCGGAGGCCGTCGCCGCGGAGTTCGCCGACGACGCGTACACGTGGCGCGGCGACGTCCCGTGGGAGAACCTCCGGCGGCTGGCCGAGGCGGACCTCTACTGTCCGTCGATCTCCGAGGAGTACGGCGGCCAGGGACGGTCCGACGTGGCCGCGATGCTGTTGACCGAGGCGGTCGGTCGGGCGTGCCCCGACACCGGCTGGTTCACGTACATGCAGAGTATGGTCGCCCCGCGGGCGATCGACCTGTTCGGTTCGGAGGCGGTCAAGTCGGAGTACCTGCCGGACGTGACCGCCGGGGAGAGCTTCGTCTCGATCGCCATCTCGGAGCCCGAGGCGGGGTCGGACGTCGGCTCGATGACGACGGAGGTCACCGAGGAGGACGGCCAGCTGGTCTGTAACGGGGAGAAGACGTGGGTCGGCGGCGTCCCGTTCGGCGACGCCGCGGTGACGTGGGTCCGGTTCCCCGAGGGGCTGGGCTCGGTCGTCATCCCGTACGACGACCCCGGCGTCGAGATCGAGGAGGTGTACACGAACATGGCGGGCTACGCGCAGACGCACTTCACGATCGACGACGTGGTAGTCCCGGAGAGCCACGTCCTCACACGGGGGAAGGAGGCGTTCAAGGAACAACTCGTCTCGCTCAACTGGGAGCGGCTCGGTAGCTCCGCTCTCACCGTCGCGTGGGCGGAGGCGGCGCTGGAGCAGGCCCTCGACTACGCGAGCGAGCGCGAGCAGTTCGGCCAGCCCCTCGACGAGTTCCAGGGCATCGAGTGGAAGCTCGCGGAGATGTACCGGCGGGTCGAGACGGCCGCGTCGCTGGTCTATATGGCCGCCGCCGGCGCACAGGGCCACGAGCGGCCGCCGTCGCGACTCCGGACCTCCACCGCGAAGCTCCACTGCTCGCGGATCGCCGAGGAAGTCGTCAGCGAGGCCGTCCAGACCGTGGGTGCCCGGGCCTACCAGCAGGGTCACCCGCTGGAGTACCTCTACCGGTTCGCACGGAGTCGCCGCATCGCGGCCGGCACCGACGAGATGCAGCTGAACACCATCGCCGGGGCCCTCAAGGAGGACGGTCTGCCGGCCGTCTCGGAGCGGTAG
- a CDS encoding enoyl-CoA hydratase/isomerase family protein, whose amino-acid sequence MPTFDDISYDVTDGIATITIERPDVYNAFTRNTVLELNEAVRTAEGDDGVYAMVLTGAGDGFCSGADTTEMPDWDEQSPEEYGAFLWLIQQLVWNFRQAATPSIAAVNGPAIGAGCDFALACDLRVVGPAGGMREGFVNIGLVPGDGGAWLLPRLVGESKAREYLLTGRDIDPEDAVDIGLAVERAEDALSAARDLAEEIRDKPATAVQHTNRLVDPEQGFDEYCRTAAKYQWDCVVDAEHQEAVAAFNEGRAPDFDRSYDD is encoded by the coding sequence ATGCCGACGTTCGACGACATCAGCTACGACGTGACCGACGGCATCGCGACCATCACCATCGAGCGCCCCGACGTGTACAACGCGTTCACCCGGAACACGGTCCTGGAACTCAACGAGGCCGTCCGGACCGCCGAGGGCGACGACGGCGTGTACGCGATGGTCCTGACGGGTGCGGGCGACGGCTTCTGTTCGGGGGCCGACACCACGGAGATGCCCGACTGGGACGAGCAGTCCCCGGAGGAGTACGGCGCGTTCCTCTGGCTCATCCAGCAGCTCGTCTGGAACTTCCGACAGGCCGCGACGCCCTCCATCGCGGCGGTGAACGGGCCGGCGATCGGCGCGGGCTGTGACTTCGCGCTGGCGTGTGACCTGCGCGTGGTGGGGCCGGCGGGCGGGATGCGAGAGGGGTTCGTCAACATCGGTCTCGTCCCCGGCGACGGCGGCGCGTGGCTCCTCCCGCGACTCGTCGGCGAGTCGAAGGCCCGCGAGTACCTGCTCACCGGTCGGGACATCGATCCCGAGGACGCCGTCGACATCGGGCTGGCCGTCGAGCGGGCCGAGGACGCCCTCTCGGCGGCCCGCGACCTCGCCGAGGAGATCCGCGACAAGCCGGCGACCGCGGTCCAGCACACGAACCGCCTCGTCGACCCCGAACAGGGGTTCGACGAGTACTGCCGGACGGCCGCGAAGTACCAGTGGGACTGCGTCGTCGACGCCGAACACCAGGAGGCGGTCGCGGCGTTCAACGAGGGCCGCGCGCCCGACTTCGACCGCTCCTACGACGACTGA